The Musa acuminata AAA Group cultivar baxijiao chromosome BXJ2-2, Cavendish_Baxijiao_AAA, whole genome shotgun sequence genome contains the following window.
GTAACATGTCTAATATATTTAAGTATCAATTTACTCTTAatactggtctctaagcaaatatctctaatacccacaatcttagatgtattaCTATTTCCCATTTTGATATTGTCAAAATCAATAGTAGTGTAAGACTTGAAGAAATTACTataagaagtaacatgaaataaaatatcaaagtcaattacccagttactatCTTCTGACATATCTATCATCACACAATTGTATtggtttttttctcatttttctttctttcattctatTCTCATTTTCAAAACTTatactctttcttttttttatgtgaTCTAGCCTATTACAGTGGAAATACTTGATATATCTTTTAGATTTAGATCtttctctataaccatatggatttctaatATGACTTCTTctacgtctttcttattttttaataacaagtgcactagaagaagattctCCTTGTTCTTTTCTTATGACATCTTTATTtaacaaactatctttaaccatgtctatggttagagtcccctttggTGTGGAGTTAGAAATTGTTACCACATACGTTTCTCAACTTTTCGATAAAGAGATGAGAAGTaacaatccttgcatctcatcatctatattcattttcatatcaACTAGCTTGTTTGCAGGACTCTGGAACaagcttatgtgctcaataatgttttcaccttctttatactttaaattgaCAAGCCTTATAAGAAgataaattctatttcccactatcttttttacaaagagattttctaacatttgctaaataacattggctctggtttcatcataaatatgctcatgcaaatttacaTTCATCCATCttctctaatataggcaataacttttctatattaaaattttcattcctCATCTTCTAaagttttttctttaactttgatGAGCTTATATAAATTTTTACAATATAACAAATTTTCCACCAtgtctccaagtggaataatttgctgagttcaatttaatcataccgtcTAACTCTTTCATTTCAattacacaagaaaaactagcactaaACAATATGATGATCTGATGCCACTTTGTTTGGAAAAACTATTACAATggaatttttttccttctttatgtATTAAAATTAGTTccttatcaaaatatcaacttgttactaaaattaaatattaactagagcagcataaatagtagaacaatgaatcaatcacaaagtgagacatcaaatttttatgtgaaaaatctAATACGAAAAAATTACGGAACCGTAATCCACTTCAAACCTTCGCTATCCCAAAATAACTAGAAGATCACAATAATATCAATAACATATATCTTGACTCGAAAATAATATATTATCTCACCAAGTAAGTATATCAAAAAAGTCCCTTATAAAATTTGCACCATTAAAATCATAGAGCTTCTTACAAGaatttttcaaataaaattttaataaaaattaataaattttaaccGCTTGATCATCTAACAAAAACTAACTTCAAAagctctctttcttttctttttctgttttgtTTTTTTACGTCGTTTCTTTTTCGGTTGGCCCACTTCTCACGCCATGcacgattttattattattatttaaataactGATCAGATTTGAATTGAATGCTCCTATTCCAGTCAAAATCCCGCACCCAACAAAAAGGCATAAGACATCGAAGTTTTGTCTTCGCCTTTGTTGTTGGTCCATGACAGTATCATATGTCGACAAATCCTAGGAATCTATGCCTTAACTCTGGTTAGGATCGTGCATTTCACGTTGATCACCGagaatctttttttctttctttcggaACCCAAATTATTTATGTATTAGTAATAGCTTATCATATTAAGTGTTCGATAACATCGAAAGTTTATGTGGTCCATCTTATTGATGCCAATAAAATTTTGCCGGCCAATTGGTTACTCCAAAACGTATGTTGAATGAACGCAGTAGTCGACGAAATTTTCTCGAGAGAAGAAATATATTCCCAATTACGTTTAAAATGAGTAACATTTCCTTTGTTTCACATCCACCGATACTGTGGAGTTCGATTCTATGATAACCTTTTGCAATCGCTCTTGTAGCATCACGTAAAGTCCCCCAAGAAACATTCATGCTTGTTCTATTTCGAACTTACTTACAACTCAACTAGAGAACACATTCCCACCTGATAAATATGTTCCAAGAAGCATCATAATTAATTTGAACTAATCATCAGGGGTTTCATTTGTCAAAGCACCCACATAATAATTGAATCCGTGCAATAATTGAAGAGGAACGGGACATCCTTCCTAGGAAACAagggtttttttttcttcttcttcttcttcttctttatatatatatcctaatCAAACTCTTAATTATGAGTTCAAATCTTGCATTTGCATCTCTTTCCTAGTATGTAATTAGGACTTATATCATACACTTATATTGTCATTCACACGACAAGTTTAAATCGACTTGCGCTAGATAGTAAATATATTAAGTTATTTTGTAATAGTATAcataaattattttgatggggTCGTGAAGTGCAATTTAATTGATTTTTAATTTTGACCGAACCATCTTTGGATTTGCTTGCCTAAGGTATTTGGAATTCATTTATTTGTCTCATTGGATATAAATGGTTCAAAATAGATTAgtgaatattttaaatagaaaGTCAATGTATCTAACTAATTACTCCTAATGTTggatatgcaagcatgataactATATGATGTTCTATATCTTCATGAATCTAAAAACTTTTACTTAtacaatatattattatataatatattaaaatataaaatacatttcGCGCCTGAATTGAACCAAACCATATATTTGTTAGGCTATTGTTCTCTTATTCCCTCAAACCTATGGAGTAGATATTTAACAAGGTTTTAAATGAAAAGAAATCGAGGATATATCAATTTCCCTTAGATTTATCAATCTAAATAGGAGACAATTTTTAATTGAAACTAAACTAATTTTGTCTGCTGATTTTTTCTTGCCGTCGTATTTTATTCATGTAATTAAATTTGATACACTACCATCATCACCTTTTTCATAAATACATTAGGTCCGACTTTTGCAACCCATTTTAATCCTTCCTCGGTgtgttaatatttttatttttatttttattttgaatattgaGGGGGTATAAAAAAATTTAGACCTACAACTCAATCATAAGATGTAGAGGAAGCGTAGACAAGATGATCCATAAGATCTCCAATGCCTTGTGTGCCTCACACTGCGCTAATGTCATGCCCTTCCTCATATGCCGCCTCGTTTTTATCTGTGTCTTGGCTGTCCTCCATCGACCTCTTGTTTTGATCCTTCTCCTCGAGGCTGACCTGCAACTCGGAAGCTGGGGCGGAGCTCAGCTCCGCGATCTTGACTCTGTGCTCCGGCACGGCTGCCACCGCGgcgtccttcttcttcttcttgttcttgtagAGCATGTAGACCACCATTTGTACGACTCCAAATACGAACCCCAAAACGTTTGGAAGCTGAGAGAAGAGGGCGTAAGAACAAGGAGTGATAGGTATGACTTAATGATCTAATCAGCTGTTTGCGATCTTTCTTTACCTCGACGTACAAGTCCTTGGTGAAGAAACCGTAGCCGAACCATGCAATCGCATTCAGTGTGAGGAAGAATGATAGGTAGAATGGCATGAACTCTACACTCTTTGTGCGTATGACGAGCCTCTGAACATTCGATTCAATGAATTGTTTGAGAGACAATGGccgcaggagagagagagagagagagagagagagagagagcgagagagagagagagattgtttcTGTACTTACGATGATGCTCAATGGAGCAGCAAAGACACAGAGCGAGAAGCCCACGCAGATCCACCCGACTACTGTCACACGGTCAGGACCAGTAAAGGCTAGTCGAGTCAAGAGAACGATCGCAGCGAATGCCACCACGTTCAAGAGGACAAATATTTGGACGCAGAAGATCTGCAACTCACGAGCACGTATAGGTAACGCAAGTTCATAACATAGGTGCATGATCACATGTAAGATGTTTAGAAGATACAGGAGATGGCAAGAATGAATTCACAAACCCTAGCTTTCTTTGTGGCGTAAATGAGGTAGATGGTGATGTAGGCTGTCTCGATGAAGCATCCAAACGAGTTGATGGTGATGAGAAGGACTGCATTGGTTTTGACAAGCGCGTAGTAGATCAATAGCATGCAGCTGGACAAAGCTACGACGAAAGGCACCGATTGGAACCCTTCGGTTGATTTCTTTCGGTAGATTCGGTAGAATGTAGGACTGCAAGCATGAGTAATGAGCATCAGATCATGACGAGCGACTCCGCACAGTGAATCAGCATAGCAAGTGTTCTACGGAGGCAACACTTACAGTGGGGAAAGAAAAACCATGAACGAAATGATGTTGCCTGCCAAAAATGACGTTGCAGATATCAGCGATAAACCATGCAAGCATAGTAGTAATTCTCATAAATTTCAGATCTCCATTAATGGGCTAGTGCTTGTAGAGACAGGTGATGAGCAAGAACAAAAGGAAACGTCATTTCTCTAGCTAGCACACAATCCTAACATTTTATGGCTAAAGATAACAACATAGTGAGTCAACACGAGTCGAAGAACAACATAAGAGACAAGTAATGGGGAAAGGATTAGAAATGAGGTATAATAATGGCGATCACCTAAGATGCCGAAGATGAACGGTAAAGGTTGTTCCAAGGATAGGCCAGCCATGCCCCCCCGCAAGCAAGCAGAATGGAAGATTGCGCTCGTCTCCTCGGGCATGAAGAGGAGGCCCATTTTATAGCAGAGTTGGAGGGGGGATGAGCTTCCCTATTTGATTCACACGAGTGGGAAAGCAATGGATTCCAGTCTCCAGAAGTGGTAGTCACATCATCGATCTCTAGAAGATTGTCCAACATATGTCATTATTGATGCCTTAATTATTAGGGGGCAAACCTTCAGAAACAAGAACTTAAGATCACTGTAAGCATCAAACAAGAGGGTATCACCTGCTGGAAACTAAACATGAGGTTAGGATTTAGATCCAAAACATGCTATATTCGATTGGGTGTTTAAAGTGTGGAAAATGCTCCATTCAGCAGACATATGGACCCAGGAATTCTATCAGGACTTGAGGAGTCAAGGAATATTGTATCTCTTCTCTTTGAAATTCTTGAAGGTATGTTTGGATTGCAAAGTCTCAGACTTAGTGGAGATGTTTGGCAGTATCGTGTACAGGGATGAGTGGAGCGATCCTACGATCGATATTTGATGACCGAGGCACATGTCCACGAGACGTAGGTGATGGAAGTCATTGATTCAAGGCTGCACTGATGTTGATGTTAACTGCAGACGCACTTCTCTCAGAGTTCATGCTCTGTGCATGCTACAGTGGGATTTGCAGCTTACAAAGAGGGAGCTTCTATTCCCAATTTAGTACAGCAAGATAAAGAAGTTAGAAGCAAGAAAATGCATGGTGTAGTCCATTGAATCACGGCTCTCATTGCAGATTATTGGGAAGAGCTGGTCATGTGAATTGTATTTCTTGGAAGAAGAGATCATTCTCCTCGTCCCCATGCATTCCTCCATAATTGTCTACCACATTTGCTTCTCCAACCTTCCTTTCCTCTTACAACACGAAATATGTCACTTGTCTCCCTTCAATTGCTCCTACTTAGGTGGTCACAATTAGAATACGAGGGAATATTCGGCTTGAAGGAGACGTTTGGTCCCTACCACCGATTCATACATTGAACCCCATAATAAGATACTGTCTAGCCTAAGAATCAATATGCATGAATTTGTGATCTATTTTAATTCTAGTGTAATAAGTTTCACAAAGAAACCAACTTCTTAAGCCTTTATTATTTATTcatgttttaaataatttttatattttaaaaaattataacatataAATCTCTTATGTGAAATCTAAGTTAAAATATATTAGAGTATACTTACGTGGCATATTGACACAATAAACTATCAATATAATGACATAtgcaattagggttaagatttattttagccATTGTGATTTTGGCCATGGACCTATTAAGACCTTAtgatttactcgtgtctaaaataacccatacattttaaaaaatataacatataagtccTTCTCATCAAATCTGAATTAGCATATAAGCCCCTTTCAAATACATCGCTCTCCTCGATTAGCTTATCGAGGAAGAGAAAGTGGTGGTGAGGGAGAGCTGGACCACCACATCATAAGCGCAGTGGGTGGGGGCGTAAGAGAAGACAAACTGGGAGGCGATAGGGATGAAGGCacccaagaggaggaagagggactaaAAGACCATAGCGTGCCTAGCGTCGGACCGGTCAACTCACATACACCTGAGGCAAGACCGAAAGCTCTTGAGCTTGTCGTTAGCGTGGGAGAGATTACATGCGTACGACATGTTAGAGCtggccccaagaaatttaccaaaaggTAATTTGGCAacataataaagataataaagtaaaaaaataaaagagataagaacactagatttacgtggttcggtcaattgacctacatccacggtcgaaggaggagcaaatcactgctataaaagggacaa
Protein-coding sequences here:
- the LOC135604783 gene encoding bidirectional sugar transporter SWEET14-like, encoding MAGLSLEQPLPFIFGILGNIISFMVFLSPLPTFYRIYRKKSTEGFQSVPFVVALSSCMLLIYYALVKTNAVLLITINSFGCFIETAYITIYLIYATKKARIFCVQIFVLLNVVAFAAIVLLTRLAFTGPDRVTVVGWICVGFSLCVFAAPLSIIRLVIRTKSVEFMPFYLSFFLTLNAIAWFGYGFFTKDLYVELPNVLGFVFGVVQMVVYMLYKNKKKKKDAAVAAVPEHRVKIAELSSAPASELQVSLEEKDQNKRSMEDSQDTDKNEAAYEEGHDISAV